The sequence CGGCCCGAGAAATCCAAAAATTTCGCCTGCTTGAACATTCATCGTCACGCCTTTGACGGCCTCGACTAAGCGTCCACGCACCCGAAAACTTTTGGCCAATTCCTTGGTTTCAAGAATAATCATCAAGCTGCTCCGTTGAGGTTCATGTGTGATAGACCGTTTTCAGCATTGGAAGCCTCGACCGCATGATGGAACGAGGAATTGGCGGCAAACGTGATGTTCAGATTAGAACAATTGTTCACCGAGCAACCTGGTGTTGCAGGTTGATAGTACGCCAGGGGTGAGATGAGGCAGCAGATGGCGCAAGCATATTCATGGCGCTAGCGTCAGCTTCGTTGCCTAGCTAGCACCCTAGTTGTTTCCCAAATTAGGCCTTGGGATTATTTATGCCTATTCAGGTTTATTGGCGTTAACTCGTCGCACGATCTGCATAATCAAGGTGCTGATGACTCCTGCACCCAGCGAGGCCAAACCAGCTTTGCGGGCAGGACCTTTTGATTGCGCCAGCCCTGATAACATCTGCGAGCAAAGCACACCCAAAGCAGTTGCAGCCAAGACATCTTGTTGCGAGCGGAAGGTCAAGCGCTGGCGATCGGTTGCCAGCGAAGCCAAAAAGACCCCCAACAAACAGTAGGAAGAACCAGACATATTTGTCAGCACAGCATCATCGTCAGCTTGGGGCGCAGTCACGAGCAATGGCACAAAAATACCCAGCCGTACCGCTGAAAAAGCGAGACTAAACGATTGGAAGCGGGTAGTTGCTGTGCCTAAAATGCTGACGGCAGCACCTTCACGGAGGGCCGCAGCGAGGCTAGGGTGAACCAAGCTATAGCTAAGAATTCGCCAAACTTGGCCTGTGTTAAGCTGCGATTTTTGAAACGCACCCCAGCCGGCTTTGGTTTCGGCCTCGCTTGAGTTGGCATTCATCAACGCACTCAGACCACTCAACCCATACAGCACTGCCACCTTGGCTAAACTGTCGGTGACAGGCACCAACAATGCACCAACTGGCAGCAAATCGGCAGCGTCGGTTGATTCTAGGGCGCTATCGTCAACGGTTGTATGTTCGCTCAGGGCAAAAAGTTGTTTGGTGGCCTGCAAACCCAACCCGATCATGCTTAATCGATCAAATATGTTCATGCTGTTGTTGCTACTCCTCAATCGATTGGCTAGCTAAATCAACTAACGTCATCAAATTGCTGATCTGCCAGTGGCAAAACCAAAGGACAGGATTTGGGATCACAACCCAAGCTGGGGCAAAAATGTTGTTTTGTGATGCAGCTTTGGCGAATCGTGGCGATTGCACATCAGTCTATAGACCGATAAATCGATCGATAACTGATTAAATCGTACAATGTAAAGCTTAATTGATCAGCAACTACTTGGAAGATGTTTTACGATCGATTTTTAGGATGACTTCTGGCAAATAGTCGCAAAATTAATGAGTCTTAGGGCTGATTTATGTTGCTGACGATACATCAACAAATTAAGCTTAAATTTAACGAATCTTCGCACACAGCGTGGATAATAACCTAAGAAAATAAATTATGCAAGAACCCCAAATCTACTGCATATACATGCTCAATCAAATCACAAGCATGCCTAGATATATTTTAATCTGCCTTGACAATGTTAATGAACTCTAACTATAATAGGCGCGTTGTAAGTCAGCTGTGCTAAAAATCGTTGATCGAACTAGGCTTGTGTTAATCTCTTAACCTCAAGTTAACTCGACTTAACAAATAAAATAGTACAGTTTAGGGCTTCACAATCAGCTCATTATAAATAGCAAACTCTCCTGTTTAATCAAGGTAAATCCTCTTATTTCATCCTACTCCTTTACCAAGATAACAGATACCCAGGCTTTTTATTTAACGATGTAAATGTATATAGCTACAGCTAAATTTAGATAGTTTGCACAATAACTCGTGGAAACTTTTTTGGATAGTTTGTACAATATGGGTTTACTCGAATAGCTTTACAGCATTAGATTATTAATCAGAATGAAACTTCAATATCATACCGATCAATACAGTTTCATAAACCTATATTGTTATAAATTAATTATTCAGAATTTACATTGAGTAAATTTATTCAATTTTACTTAATTATAACATCATTAAGTTATTTATTACCATAAAACCCGAATCTTAATCTAATAGAAATTACTTATTTATTAGATAAGATTCAGATCGTCTTAGGTATATTAATTCTGATACTTCTGGCAAGTATCAGAAGCTTAACAGTTCAATACATATAAAGACCGATTTCAATCTGATGTAACTTCCAGTATATAGATGCTCACAACTTCGATTAAACCTTATCGCACAATGCTACATTACAGAGGATGACTATGAACAACCTACCATCTGGAACGGATAGCATCAAGCCTGAAACAATCGAAACAACCGCAGAAATATTAACTGAGTGGTTAGTAAATCACTTTTGTACCTATTTAAACGTTTCCTCGAATGAAATTGATGTGCGCTTGCCTTTTGCGCACTATCAAATCGATTCAATCCAAGCGCTTAGTTTAATCAGTAAGCTTGAGCAATTTCTAGGGCGTTCGCTCTCACCAACATTGCTTTGGGATTATCCGAGCATTGCAACGTTGGTTCCAGCGCTGATCGGCACTGAACAGCCTGAAGTCGCAATCGTGGCTGATTCCGACCAAAATGCTGATGCAATTGCCATTATCGGCATGAGTTGTCGCTTTCCTGGTGCTCGCAATTTGGCCGAATACTGGGATTTATTGATTAACGGTCGCGATGCAATTACCGAAATTCCTGCCGAGCGTTGGAATTTAGAGGCCGTGTATAACCCCGATCGCAGTGTGCCCGGCACGATGTACACCCGTTGGGGTGGCTTTGTTGATCAGCCTGATTATTTCGATGCAGGCTTTTTTGGCATCTCGCCGCGAGAGGCCATTCACCTTGACCCACAACAGCGCATGTTGTTGGAGTGCACATGGGAAGCCTTCGAAGATGCTGGTCAATCGCCACAAGCCTTGGCTGGCAGCAAAACTGGGGTGTTTATTGCTTCAGTCAGCGAAGATTATGGCCGAATTTTATTCAGCCACCCCGAAATTATCGATGCCTACACTGGCCCAGGCACGGCCCACAGCATTTTGGCCAATCGGCTCTCATATGTGCTGAATTTGCAAGGCCCAAGCATCAACATCAACACAGCTTGCTCGGGATCACTCGTCGCAATTCATATGGCCTGCCAAGCATTGCAAACGGGCGAAGCCGATCTGGTGGTTGCTGGCGGGGTCAATGCCAGCTTGTTGCCTGATGGCAATCTATTTTTCTCTAAAGCTGGAGCCTTATCGCCCGATGGCCGCTGCAAAACCTTCGATGCTCGCGCCAATGGAATTGTGCGTAGCGACGGCGCAGGCATTGTAATTCTCAAGCCTTTGCAAAAAGCCTTGGCCGATGGCAACCCAATTTATGCAGTCATTCGTGGCAGCGCCGTCAATAGCGATGGCCGTACCAACGGGATTATGGCTCCCAACCGTCAATCGCAAGAGGTTGTACTGCAAGAAGCCTATCGCCGCGCTGGAGTTAATCCCGCGACAGTGCAGTATATCGAAGCCCATGGCACGGGCACAAGCCTTGGCGATGTGATCGAGGCCCAAGCACTTGGCGCAGTTTTGGCAGTTGGACGCTCAGCCCAACAACCCTGTGCGCTTGGCTCGGTCAAAACCAATATTGGCCACAGCGAATCAGCAGCAGGCATTGCAGGGGTGATCAAGGTGGCACTGGCAATGAAACATCAGCTCTTGCCGGCAAGTTTACACTTTGAAACTCCCAACCCCATGATTCCGTTTGAGGAACTCCGCTTGCAGGTTCAAGCCCAACGTGGGCCATGGCCCAATGCTAGCGGCCCGCTCTTAGCAGGGGTTAGTGGCTTTGGTTTTGGCGGTACAAACGCTCACGTGGTGCTCGAATCGGCTCCAATTCGCGAAACCCAAAGCCCAAATATCAACGATGCTTGGCCATTGTTATTGCCATTATCAGCCCAAAGCGAGCCAGCCTTATGGCAACTTGCAGCCCGCTATGCCAGCCAAATTGCCGCCGCTAGCCCGAGCGAAGTTGCCAATATTTGCTATAGCGCTAGCGTTGGGCGCAGCCAGCTTGATCATCGCCTTGCCGCATATGCAGCCAGCCCAGCCTTGCTTGCCGAACAGCTCAACGATTTTGCTGAGGGTCGCTCCGTCACTGGTTTGATCACCCAAGATCGTTCGCAAGCCCACAAATTGGTTTGGGTCTTTTCAGGCCAAGGCTCGCATTGGGTTGGCATGGGGCGCGGTCTGCTTGGCCAACAACCAATCTTCCGCCAAACCCTCGAAGCTTGCGATCAAGCCTTCGCTAATTATGCTGGTTGGTCGTTGATCGCAGCCTTGCTCGATGATCAAGCTGCTGAGCAGATCAACCAAACGGATCGTGCTCAACCGCTGATTTTTGCCTTGCAAGTCAGTCTCGCCGCGCTTTGGCGATCATGGGGCATTACTCCGGCGGCGATTGTTGGGCATAGTTTAGGCGAGGTCGCTGCGGCCTATGTCAGTGGTGTGCTAACGCTCGATGAAGCGGTACAAGTGGTTTACCATCGCAGCCGTTTGATGAAGCAAGTTGCTGGCAAAGGCAAAACTGCCGCCGTCGAATTGACCTTCGAGCAAGCCCGCTTGCTGTTGGTTGGCCGCGAACAACAGGTAGCAATTGCTGGCATCAATAGCCCAACCTCGTGTATTCTGGCGGGCGATCCGAGCACGTTGGAGCAATTAGTTGCCTCGTTGCAGCATAACGATGTGTTTGCTCGCTTGGTGCGCGGGGTTGATATTGCCTTTCATAGCCCACAGATGGAGCCACTAGTTCCTGAATTAAACGCCGCTTTGGCCCAGCTCAAACCACAAGCGCCCATGATTCCCTTGGTTTCAACCGTGACTGGCACGTTTGCCGAGCAAGCGCTCTACAGCGAGGGTTATTGGGGCCGCAATCTGCGTGAACCATTCTTGTTTGCCACTGCGATCAAAAGTTTGCTCGACAAGGGCTTCGATACATTTTTGGAAGTCAGCCCACACCCGGTTTTGGGTGAATCGATGTTGCGCAGCATCCAACACTTCAAGCAGTCAGCCCAAGTGTTTAGCTCGTTACGCCGCGATCAAGCTGAATTGGATTTGCTGTTTGAGACACTTGGGCGGCTATTCGTGGCTGGCTATAGCCCTGATTGGCAGCAGGTTTATCCCGAGCCACGTCAGCGCAGCGCTTTGCCAAACTATCCCTGGCAACGTGAACGCTACTGGTTCGATCAGCTTTTGCCAGCAACGAGCAATCAAACGTCGGCCCGTGGTGGGTTTGTGCCAGCGCTCTTAGCCGGCAACCTTAAGGCCATACCCAGTGCTCAACACCCGTTGCTCGGTATTTCGATCAGCTCGGCGGTCAATCAAAGCCAGTTCTGGCAAACCAATTTAGCCGCCAATTATCCGGCTTATTTGGCCGACCATGTGGTGCAAGAACAGGTGTTGTTGCCTGGCGCGGCCTATGTTGAGATGATCATTGCCGCCCTGCGGAGTCGTGGCCAACACCATGTCACAATCAATAACTTGGTGTTCAAACAGCCATTGATCTTGCCAAACCAAGGCCAATGCACCGTCCAACTGGTGTGCAACGCTGATGATAATGGCGTTAATCTCCAAATTTTGAGCCAAGCCGCCGAGCCAGATAGCCCTTGGGAATTGCATGCAACCGCCAATGCGATTGATAATGCCACACCTGTAAATCATTCAGCCTATCTTGCCCTCGACGAATTGCAAGCCCGTTGTGCCGAAAGCGTCGCAGTGAGTGAGCATTATGCTCGCATGCAAGCAGTGCAATTGGTGTATGGCCCAGCCTTTCAATCGCTCAGCCAAATTTGGCGCGGCGAGGCTGAGGCTTTGGCCCAATTGCAACTAGCGCCAGCAATCGGCCAACTTGCCCAGCACGATCAGCTGCATCCAGCGTTACTCGATGCTACCTTCCAGCTCGTCGCGGTGATGCTCGCCCAACATACCAACGATCAAACCTACTTGCCAATTGCGATTGAGCGCTTGAATGTGCTTGATCGAATTCCTGCCGAAGCTTGGTGTCATGCGGTGTTGCGCTCGGCTCCTGCTGATGAAACCCTGATGTATGAAGCGGATTTGGTGATTGCTGATGCCCAAGGGCGAGTTGTGGTAGAAATTGCTGGCTTGAAGTTATTCCAAGTGGCTGCCGCGCGGAGTGCCAACCAGCCCCAACAAGCGTTGTATGACTATCGTTGGCAACCGTTCGAAAGCCAAACTACTGAGCATCCCGCTGAACGTTGGCTGATTTTGGCCAATACCCACGATCAATTTGCCAAACAGTTGAGCAACGGCTTGGCAGCCCATGGTCAGCAGGTCGATTGCCTCGAACAATCAATTGAAGCCGCCAGCTTAGGCGATTGGCTCAAAACCCAGTTGCAAGCCAATTATCAGCAGATCGTTTGTTTATGGCCACTGGCCGCCAGTAATGATCAAGCGCCAGTCGCTAGCGCAACCCAGCAAAGCTTGGCAATGTTAACCCTGCTGCAAACGCTCAGCGATTCAAGCAGTGCTACGCCGCGCTTGTGGTGTGTCACACGCGGCGCACAGGCCGTGCTCGATCACGAAGTTATTAATCTGGCACAAGCACCGCTGTGGGGCATGCTGCGCAGCGCCGCCTTAGAACACCCCGAACTAGCGCCAAGCTTGATCGACCTTGCACCAATGACTGAAAGCAATGAAGCAACCCAACTCGCCAAGACGTTATTGCAACGTGCCAATGAACATCAACAGGCCTTGCGCAATCAACAGCAGTTGGTAGCTCGCTTGCAACAACGCTCAGTCAGCAAGTCAAGCCCGCTCAAGTTGAGCAATCAAGCGGCTTATTTGATTACTGGTGGTAGCGGTGGTTTGGGCCTGGAGATTGCCCATTGGATGCTGGCCAAGGGCGCGAGCAATTTGATTATCCTTGGTCGCCGACCCTTACAGCCAAGCCATAACGCCGTATCCGAGCAGCAATCACAGCTTGTAAATGCGCTTAGCCAACTCGAACAAGCTGGGGCAAACCTGCGCTACGCCGCAATCAACGTGGCCGATCAGGCGGCCTTGGCCGAATTTTTGCAGCAGTATCGCGCCGAAACTGGCCTTGCCATTCGCGGGATTGTGCATGCTGCGGGTGTGCTTGATGATCAAATGCTCTATCGCATGGAGCCAAGTGCCCTGACCAGCGTTTTTGCGCCCAAAGTTGCTGGCGCATGGGCCTTGCACGAAGTTTTCAGCCAAGAACCACTTGATTTTATGATCTTCTGTTCATCGCTGGCGGCCAGCATTGGCTCGGTTGGTCAAGCGCATTATGCCGCCGCCAACAGCTTTATGGATAGCCTGGCAGCCTATCGTCACAGCCAAGGCTTGGCTGGGCTAAGCATTAATTGGGGGCCATGGGCCGAGGTGGGAATGGCCGCCAAGCTCAATCCACAATTATTTGAAGCCCATGGCGTGCAATTACTGCAACCTCAACAAGCTTTAGTTGCAATGGAGCAACTGATCAACGATCAAGCAATTCAGACGACGATTGCTGAGATCGATTGGGCAACGTGGCTCAAAAGTAATCAGGTTGTCGCAACCCTACCCTTCTTTGCGGCACTTGCGCCGTCAGCCACCATTGCTCAAACAGCCAGCAATGCAACCCAAGAGCATGAATTTCGCCAACGGGTTTTACAGACCCAGCCCAGCGAACGTCAAGCGTTGATAACTCAACAACTCAAACAATTGATTGCCAAGGTTATGCAGCTTGAGCCATCAAAACTGGACAGCCAACTAGCACTCCATACCCTCGGCCTCGACTCGATTATGGCAATTGAACTCAAAACCAGCATTAGCCAAAATCTTGGCGTAACCTTGTCGGTTGCCTATCTGATTCAGGGTCCCAGCATTGATGAAATTGTTGCCAATGTCAATCAACAACTATCCCTAGAACTATCATCGGAGATGTTTGCATCGCCTGAAACCCGCGATGATGCGCTTCAGGTGCTACTTGAACAAGTACAGCAAAGCGATCACGACCAGATCGCTCAAATACTTGCTGAATTAGAACAACTCTCCACTGATGAGGCTAAATCTCGTCTGGTTGGGTGAGGTATGGAGATTTCACATGACTGATTTTGCTGCAAAAATTGCTGCATTACCACCAGAAAAACAAGCGCTGTTGATTCGCCGACTGCAACAAGCAGCTAACGAGCCACCAGCCTTGGTTGCCCAACCACGGACAACCAATACGCTGCCATTATCGTTTGCCCAAGAGCGCCAATGGGTGTTGTATCAGTGGGACCCAACTAGCCCGCTGTATAACATCGTTTATGGGGTGCGCTATCGTGGCAAGCTCGATATTGCCGCCTTGCAAGCAGGCTTTAACACCATTGCCCAGCGCCATGAAGTATTGCGCACGACCTTTTTGTTGGTTGATACAGTGCCCCATCAGCAGATCCATGCTGAGCTTAAGCCAGGGTTTAGCGTGGTCGATTTACGCGATCTGGCCGAAACTGAGCGCGATGTCGCCATCCAAGCGCAGATTCAAGCCGAAACCCAGTTAGCGTTTGATTTGCAAAATGGGCCATTATTGCGCGTGCTGTTGCTGCAGATTCGCGATCACGAATATATCAAATTAGTCAGCGTGCATCATAGTGTTTTTGATGGTTGGTCGGCTGGAGTGATCATCTCCGAATTGAATCATTTGCTGAATGCGGCTTATGCTGGCGAGCCAAGCAGCTTGCCAGCCTTGCCAATTCAATACGCCGATTATGCAATTTGGCAACGCAATTGGCTGCAAGGCAAGGTGTTGGAGCAACAACTCCAATATTGGAAGGAACAACTCGCTGGCGAATTGCCAATTCTACAATTACCCACCGATCGGCCTTATCCACCAGTTGAATCGTCACGCGGTGCGCATTATCGGCTGCAATTAGACGACGATTTGGTGCAACGCTTGGTGACATGGAGCCGCAACGAAGGCTATACGCTCAACATTATTTTGCTCACCATCTGGAAAACCTTGCTCTTCCGTTATACCAATCAAAACGATTTATTGGTTGGCATGCCAATCGCCAATCGCCATTACAACGATTTGCAGGCCTTGATCGGCTATTTCGTTAATACCTTGGTGATTCGCACCAAAGCCGCTGGCGATCTCAGTTTCCGCAGCTTTTTGGATCAAGTGCGAGCGGCGAATTTGGCAGCGCAAGAACATCAAGATTTGCCATTTGAGCAATTGGTCGAGGCCTTGCAGCCTGATCGTAATCTAGCGCACACGCCAATTTTTCAAAGCTTGTTTGTGTTTCAGCGCGATACAGTCAATAGTTTTCAAATGCCTGAACTTTCGGTTGAGCCATTGCCAATTGAAACTGGCACGGCCAAGTTTGCCCTCAGCCTTGAAGCTGTCTCGCTTGATCAGCAAATCAACCTCAATTTTGAGTATAAAACTGATCTCTTTGACTCAGCGACGATCGAACGCTTAGCCCAACATTACCAAAATTTACTCGAAGCAGCGCTTGCTTCGCCCGATTTGGAGCTTTCGCGCTTACCCATGTTGGGCAAGGCTGAACTTGCCCAGTTGCTGCCAACGCCAACAGCGCTCGAAGCAAATTTGTTGCCCTTGCACCAACGCTTTGAGCAGCAGGTGCAGGCCAATCCGCAGGCGATTGCGGTACGCTTTGAGCAAAACCAACTAAGCTATGCCGAGCTAAACAGCCGCGCCAATCAACTCGCCCATCAACTCAAAACGCTCGATGTTGGCCCAGATACCTTGGTTGGGCTATGTGTTGAGCCATCGCTCGATACAATCATTGGGATTTTGGCAATTCTCAAGGCTGGTGGCGCATATCTGCCGATCGATCCTTCGCATCCTCAAGAGCGAATTGTTTGGTTGTTGGCTGATGCCAAGGTTGGATTGGTGGTTACCCAAGCGCGTTGTGTCAACAAATTACCTCAAGCTGGGTTGCAATTGATTGTGCTTGATGCCGTCGATTCAGCACTGAGCAATCAGCCAACCAGCAATTTGCCAGCTAGCGCCCAGCTCGATAACTTGGCCTATATGATCTACACCTCTGGTTCGACTGGCACGCCCAAAGGTGCATTGATCACCCATCGCAACGTGGCGCGATTGTTTAGTTCAACCGAGGCATGGTTCAACTTCAACAACCACGATGTCTGGAGTTTGTTCCATTCGTTCGCCTTCGATTTCTCAGTTTGGGAAATTTGGGGAGCCTTGTTGTATGGTGGTCGCGTGGTCGTCGTGCCATTTATGACCACTCGCAACCCCGCAGGCTTCTATCAATTGCTGGTCGATGAAGGCGTAACGGTGCTCAACCAAACGCCCTCGGCCTTCCGCCAATTGATCAGCAGCGATGCCGAACAGGACTTGCCCTCACGTCTAACCTTACGTTATGTCATCTTCGGTGGCGAGGCGTTGAATGTTGGGGCATTGCAACCATGGTTCGAGCGCCATGGCGATCTGCACCCACAATTGGTCAATATGTATGGCATTACGGAAACCACCGTCCATGTGACCTACCGACCGCTGAGCATGCACGATGTTGAAAATCCCCAAAGCAGCCCGATTGGCACGGCAATTCCCGATTTGGATCTGTATGTGCTTGATGATCATTGTTTGCCAGTGCCATTGGGAATTACTGGCGAACTATATGTGGGCGGCGCGGGCTTGGCTCGCGGCTATTGGAATCGACCCGAACTAACCAACGAGCGCTTTATCAAGCATCCATTTGCTGAAACAGGCCGCCTCTATAAAACTGGCGATTTAGTGCGGCGCTTGGCCAATAATGAGATCGAATATCTGGGGCGGCGTGACAACCAAGTTAAAATTCGCGGCTTCCGGATTGAGCTAGGCGAAATTCAAGCCACTCTGATGAGCCACCCCGCGATCACCGATGCGATTGTAGCGGTCAATACAATCTCAGCCGATGACCAGCGCTTGGTGGCTTATTTAGTAACCCAGCCCAATCAAGTGCCACGCTTTAGCCAATTGCGCACCTTTCTCAAGCAACGCCTGCCAGAATATATGGTGCCAACCTCGTTCATTATGCTTGAGAGCATTCCGCTGACTGCCAACGGCAAAATCGATTATCGCGCTTTGCCCAGCCAACAACAAACCAAACAACTTGAGCGCAGCCAGCCAATCGCGGCTCCAACCAGCGTCACCGAGCAATCGCTGATCGCCATTTGGAGCACGTTGCTAGGAGTAGCCCACGTTGGCATTCAGGATAATTTCTTTGATTTGGGTGGGCACTCATTGTTGGCAACCCAGGTTATTTCACGGGTTCGCGAGGTCTTTAATGTTAGCCTCAACTTACGCGATTTCTTCCTCAACCCGACTATCAAGGGCTTAGCCAGCGTTATCGAGCAAGCCAACCAAAAACCTGAGCAAACGCCGATCATCGCGATTCACAAAGCCGATCCACAGGCACGTTTGCCGCTTTCCTATGCCCAACAGCGCATCTGGTTTTTGGCTCAAATCGATCCAACCAGCAGTTTTTATACCGTACCTGTGGCCTTAGAAATTACTGGCCGATTGCAAGTTGACGCTTTGGAGCGCACCCTGAGCGAGATTGTGCAGCGCCATCATGGCTTGCGCACGCTATTTGTGAGCCACGAAGGCCAAACCCTTCAGCAAGTGCAAGCAGCTCAGCCAATTCAATTGCCAATTCACAATCTCAGCCATTTGGCTGGCGCAGACCAAGAAACCGCAATCAACCAGTTATTGGAGCAGGAAATTAATCAACCCTTCCAGCTTGATCGCGATCAACTGTTGCGTGGGCGCTTGCTCAAACTAGCCCCAACCAAGCATGTGCTCGGCTTAAGCATTCATCATATTGCCTTTGATGATTGGTCGCAGGGCATTTTGTTTGATGAAATGACTAAGCTCTACCAGGCCTTTGCCAACAATCAAGCCTCGCCATTGCCTGAATTGGCCTTGCAATACCCCGATTTTGCTGCTTGGCAACGCCAATGGCTGCAAGGCGAGGTTTTACAAAACCAATTGAATTACTGGAAACAGCAATTGAGTGGCAAATTGCCCTTGCTCGAAATGCCGCTAGATTACCCACGGCCTAGCGTGCAAAGCTTCAATGGCGCACAC is a genomic window of Chloroflexota bacterium containing:
- a CDS encoding amino acid adenylation domain-containing protein, coding for MTDFAAKIAALPPEKQALLIRRLQQAANEPPALVAQPRTTNTLPLSFAQERQWVLYQWDPTSPLYNIVYGVRYRGKLDIAALQAGFNTIAQRHEVLRTTFLLVDTVPHQQIHAELKPGFSVVDLRDLAETERDVAIQAQIQAETQLAFDLQNGPLLRVLLLQIRDHEYIKLVSVHHSVFDGWSAGVIISELNHLLNAAYAGEPSSLPALPIQYADYAIWQRNWLQGKVLEQQLQYWKEQLAGELPILQLPTDRPYPPVESSRGAHYRLQLDDDLVQRLVTWSRNEGYTLNIILLTIWKTLLFRYTNQNDLLVGMPIANRHYNDLQALIGYFVNTLVIRTKAAGDLSFRSFLDQVRAANLAAQEHQDLPFEQLVEALQPDRNLAHTPIFQSLFVFQRDTVNSFQMPELSVEPLPIETGTAKFALSLEAVSLDQQINLNFEYKTDLFDSATIERLAQHYQNLLEAALASPDLELSRLPMLGKAELAQLLPTPTALEANLLPLHQRFEQQVQANPQAIAVRFEQNQLSYAELNSRANQLAHQLKTLDVGPDTLVGLCVEPSLDTIIGILAILKAGGAYLPIDPSHPQERIVWLLADAKVGLVVTQARCVNKLPQAGLQLIVLDAVDSALSNQPTSNLPASAQLDNLAYMIYTSGSTGTPKGALITHRNVARLFSSTEAWFNFNNHDVWSLFHSFAFDFSVWEIWGALLYGGRVVVVPFMTTRNPAGFYQLLVDEGVTVLNQTPSAFRQLISSDAEQDLPSRLTLRYVIFGGEALNVGALQPWFERHGDLHPQLVNMYGITETTVHVTYRPLSMHDVENPQSSPIGTAIPDLDLYVLDDHCLPVPLGITGELYVGGAGLARGYWNRPELTNERFIKHPFAETGRLYKTGDLVRRLANNEIEYLGRRDNQVKIRGFRIELGEIQATLMSHPAITDAIVAVNTISADDQRLVAYLVTQPNQVPRFSQLRTFLKQRLPEYMVPTSFIMLESIPLTANGKIDYRALPSQQQTKQLERSQPIAAPTSVTEQSLIAIWSTLLGVAHVGIQDNFFDLGGHSLLATQVISRVREVFNVSLNLRDFFLNPTIKGLASVIEQANQKPEQTPIIAIHKADPQARLPLSYAQQRIWFLAQIDPTSSFYTVPVALEITGRLQVDALERTLSEIVQRHHGLRTLFVSHEGQTLQQVQAAQPIQLPIHNLSHLAGADQETAINQLLEQEINQPFQLDRDQLLRGRLLKLAPTKHVLGLSIHHIAFDDWSQGILFDEMTKLYQAFANNQASPLPELALQYPDFAAWQRQWLQGEVLQNQLNYWKQQLSGKLPLLEMPLDYPRPSVQSFNGAHEMLSIEPELYRKLNQLARDNEATMFMLLMAAWAILLNRYSNQTDIVIGTPIANRNRQELEGIIGFFANTLAIRADLTGDPTIQQVVQRIRETALNGYSHQDLPFDLLVSEILPERQANRSPIFQAMLVLQNASQSSNLDLAEVQIAPRSVETNSAKFELSLVLYDNGSSIDAWIEYNTDLFKPTTIGRMVEQLQQLLTSMTNDSQQRISHVSLVSSAEKERLLGGWSQGSDDDYDLF